The genomic window CTCCCAGCCCTCCCTCCATGCCCTCACTCACACTGGGCAGGGCCGGAGTGACGGGGGCGAAGGCCATGTGTATTCGCTCATGACCCAAGCAGAGTTTGACCGCGGTGGAAGCCAGCAGTTCGCAGAGAGAAGGACAAGGCAGGGGCGCTTGGCCAGCACGGTCCTCTGCTGGGGTCTCAGTGGAATCGGGGGTCTCTGTTAGGGGGGAAGATGGTGGGGGGCTTCGCGTTTggtccttccccttccccttgaGGCCCTCTTGCCCATGCTGCTCGTCCCTCTCTTCCTGGCTGAGCCCACTCTCTCCCCAGCCAGCATCCCCCACTGCAGCTCTGCACTGGGTCTCCCCACGCTACTGCCTTTCCTGCTGGCAGCTCCAGAGCCTCTAAAAAGAGGGGTTCGGGGGGGTCTGGCCAAAGAAGGTGTTTGGAGGCGTGTCCTGAGGGGAGTGGTGGAGATTATTGGGGGTGAGAGGGTTGCTAAATCCCTGGAGACTTCTGCTGGCTGTCCcctcctgcctcaaactctgGCCCAGCCTCCCTCCTGCACAGGCCGAGGGGCAAGAGGAGCCGCTCACCCTCTTTGATGCTCTTGGTCCTGTGGGTGTCGCCATTGCACGAAGGTTGTGGAGTTGGGGGCATTTTCTGTGTCAATTCCTTCTGTTAAACCCATCCACCACCCCCCAATCCAACCAGAGATTTTAAAATGGCAGACACAGTTCAACACAACCCACAAGAATGAACAATGGACTCTTGCCAGTCCTAAAATCGTGTTTATAGGAGCAAAATGCTATAAGATATAACATTAGGTGGAAAAAAGTTGCTCATAGACTTCTACCTATGGTAGGGTCTATAGTCtactaaaatagacaaatggctGGAAAGAAATATGTCAAAACTAATGGTGGCATTAAGGTCATCATCATTTTCTTCCTTATACttgtctgtattttccaaattttccacaATGGGTATAtaacacagtgtctggcaccCAAAATGCATTCAATGAACGATTTATTTTGAATGGATGACTTTTATAATAAGAACATGAACTTCATAAAAACTTTGCAAAATGCACATTGAGTGCCTGCTAGGtgttaggtgctggggatacTGAGAAGGCGGGCCAACACTCCACCCAAAGGAACCCATGGCCTGGGGACCGGGCCATACCAACAAGCACCTCTAGCATGATGTGGCAAGCGCTGAACTAGAATACGCACAGAGTAGGGCAGATATGCTCCAGGAAGGCAGGGGGTGAGGACCTCCagggtgtgggggtgggaggggccaGCGCTCAAGATCGTGCATGGCTCCTGATCCCCAAGGTGGGAATTAGCCTGTTTCCACAGGCTTCTCTCTTGCTCTTCAtccccaccaaaaaaacaaagGGGGCCAAACCCCTGCAAAGCTCAGTCATTTGCAGGCATGATACCCAACCGGTGGCATGCCCTGGGTCTTACCTGCTGGCCTGCATCCCCGGGGGCCCACACCCGGGCATCAGCTTGGCAGGGGCAGTGCCCCCGGATATCAAACTTGACCCAGACCTGGTGCATTGCAGTGCTCAGCTCTGCcaaagctgggggtgggggtgggcaggagagggaggttggTGGTGAGTGTAGACCAACAGGCAGCTTGGCCTTGCCAAGCAGAAGGGCATGGCACTGGGGGGAGGGATAATCAGACAGGAAGCTGGTCTCTCTCAGGACCCAACCTCTGCACGCCCCACCCCTCCAAGATGGCTCACCCTGGCTGGAGACAAACTGGGTCAGCGTCAGGGAACAGGCAGCGTGCCCAGCCTCCTGCGTGCACTCCTCCGTGGACTGCTCCCGAGAGCCTGTGGGGCAGGAAGGGAAAAGCTGCAGGTCCAGAAATCAAGGTAATCACAGGTTAAGGTCAGAGAAGGTCAGGACATGATATCTAAATCAGGGGACTCAATAGTCCATAAAACTCGTGCTTTCTGGGAAACCTGGGTCACATAGAGACACAGCACTCTTTGCTTGTAGAATGCACAGCCTTTAACGTGCTGAGATGCTTTGCAAGCCCTGAGGCTAACCATGTGGAAGACAATGTTCTAAAACGTATCTGACCCTGGAGCTCTTTTTGGTCATTCCTACACACAGGGAAATTTCAAGCTCTCCCATGGCCAACTTGAGCCAAGGGGGAGAAAGCTGAGAACCATGAAAAGAACCGGACGAAATCAGAAGACCTGAGTCTAAGTCCTGGCTGCAACACTTTACTAACTGTGACTTCGGACAAGTCACTTATCCTCTGAGTTTTTCTTatctggaaaacaaaagcaataatacCCACTTCACAGTGTTACAGCAGGTTTTAAAAGGTGCCGGGTGAACAGAGTGGGAGACACCGAGTGGGCACATTCGTCTTTGTTTAAGGGTGGTCAAGGGCGCAGGCATGGTCCTCTGATCTGCAGAGAGGGGAAGTCTGCTCTAAGGGCATTGAGCCACggtggctgaggctggggctgcgCAGGGAGTAGGGGGCTTTTTGGGGAGAGGCAGTCAACGAATGACCACAGGCTTGCAGCCGTCCCCCTGAGGGCTCCATCCcgccctcccacccccagctcctctcCCTACCTGCTTTCTCCCTGGCCCGCCCAGCGCCTGCCACACGACCGCAGGCCACACACAGCCGGTGGCTGCAACGGGGACATCGCCAGTGGGTGTTGAAGAGTCCGTGGTGGCAACGGCTGCAGCAGCGTGGAATGCCTGGGTTGTCCTCTGTCACGGCTGGCCCTTGGCCTGCTGACCACGGAGAGAACAGGGTCAGAGGGTGAAGGCAACAGGCCCCAATGGAAGGCTTCATGTGGCAAGGAtccaggcaggggcaggagaagcAGGGAGCAGCTTCCATGGAGGGGCCCCCCAGGGAAGGGAGACAAGCCCCTCGACAGCTACCCACTGCTTACTCCTCAGCCCTGTCAAGAGCCTCCCTGCAGAAACCATCCTGTCCAGCAAAGCTTTCCAGGGATAGTGGAGACCTCAGCTCCACCATTcctgccccacacccagccctgccccagggaCTTCCCCACTGGCCCTGAATTACTAATCCACACCACTTCTAGCACATTCtttcctccacctccttccctccAAGCCGTATGTGCTACCAGAAATGGTAACCATGCCCAGGTGTCATTTCCTCCAGGAGactttgttgtcgttgttttgagatagggtctcactctgtcacctaggctggaatgcagtggtgtgattacagctcacggcagtctccatctcctgggctcaagtgatcctcccaccttggcctcccaaagtgctgggattacaggcgtgagctactgcacccagccaggagtgGGGTTTTCTAAGAGCCAAGTATCAGACTAAGCCATTGTTGGTAGGTGGAAAAGGTGCCACTGAGTACAGTTCAACGAACGCCTTGCCTTTGGACTCAGAGGTGGTCAGGACTTGGCCCTGCCTCACGGTGCACACATTCTGGATAGGGAGATGTACCCATAAATATGGCAATGACTATGGCACCATGAGGCGGGTGCTGGAGGAAAATGCCAGGGAAGGGTGAGGATGGGAATGCGGGGGAGCTTCCCAAGAGGGCCCCAGAGGATGAGTAAGTTTTCATTCACCAGGTAGAAAGGGAGGAGCAGGGCATTCCAGACACTGGGACAGCCAGTGCCAAAGCCTGAGGGGATGACAAGCTCCAGGGAGCCGGGAAAGGAAGGATGGGTGGCGTGTGTGCTGGGAACCCAGGCTGGGAGTGGCAGGAGCCGACAGGGAGCAGGGAGCTGGCTGAAGATGCACCAAGGGGCCTGGCCTGTTTGAGGCAAGAGGGAGCCCCAGGGGTCTCCACCCAAAAACTGACCGGCAGCCCAGGGCTGTGTGCTTACGAGGAACTCCCTCTGCTGCGAAAAGGCGACCAGAGGGAGCGCCTGCAGCCAGAGGGACCTTAGCCCAGGTCCTGCCAGCCCTCCAGGCCCAGGAGCTTCGCCTGACCCCCAACCCCTCAGGAGCTCCCCCACCTCCCAGTGCCTTGCAGATACTTGGCACTCATTCTTGTTTTCCCAGCAAGCCCAAAAACTCCCAGAGAACTGGGCTGTACCCAGTTTGACACCTTCCTGATGTCCCCACCCAGGCCAGGAGCTCTTCCGAGGTTGCCTTAAGTCTAGGAGCCGGCAGTGTGGGTGGGGTCAGGGGAGGGACACCTGGGGCTCCCCCTACAGAGACCCCATGCAGACCCAGGAGGTCCTGTTCACCTTCCCGCTGGGCCCAGGCCAGGGCTTCCCGCTCTCTCCGCAGCAGACGGCACAGTCGGTCCCCTAGACTACTGAGCAGGTGCTTGGAGAGTCCTGTGCTGAGCCTGCCATCAGGGCCGGACCCTGGGCCTTCCTCAGAGCTGGAGTTGGCGGCTGTGTCTTCCTCCTGCTGCAGTTCCCCTCCCAGAGGTGATCTGGAGAGAGGGCAGGGGGAGATGAGGAGGGAGCCCTGGCGGGAGGGCACTGGAGGCATCCAGGGGCAACGGCTCACCTCCGCACTTGCTGAAAGTGGCCGGCGggccctcctccctctccagctGCCTGGGCACAACTTTGGCATTGAGCCAGTTTTGCAGggagagccaggcatggtatgTCCTGAAGTCCTGGGTCCTGGAGACTGGCCTGGCCGTCTCGGGGTCCTGAGGGGACAATGCGGAGGTCAGGAGTCTGGGCTTCCTGGGCTGCTGAGAACCCCATCCCAGCCTTAGCGCCCACCCCGTCCACACTCAGAGCCAGCCCAGTTCCTTGCCCCAGGCCTCTGAAGCTTAATTCAGAACCAGCAAGAGTGGACCAGGCAGCTGGAAGGCTCGCACGCCAGGCTGAGCAGGGAGTCTGAGGATGCCCTGACATGGACCAGCAGGCGAGGGAAGAGGTTGTCTGTGTGTTGAGCCCAAGGCTTTGGGCAGCTGGGGCGATCGTCCTGACACATGTGCAGGATCCAGTCAGTGTAGACTTTGGATAGCTCCACTGAAGGCTTAGTGATACGGCTGGCTGTGTGACATGAGGAGACAATCCCAAAGTGGACGGAGGGCGCTGGAAGGTGAGAAGGCCGGAGAGTTTCGACACAGGCCACAGGTGCAGTAACCCAAGAAGGCGAAGGGGCCAACTTCCCAGCCAGGGCAGAGGCCTGGGAGGGCACACACAGGCCCATGCCAGGTGCAGGGGCATTTGAGCAAGGCCATGGAGAGTCCTGATCCACACCCAGCCGTCCAGGAAGCTGAAAAACTGAAGTGATCCCGAAGAActgaggctgaggccggcagtgCCAGGGCCCTCCGTGGAGGGCACAGTGTAGCAGAGGACTCCAGGGTGCGCCCAGAGCCCTAACACTGGCAGAGTCCAAACTGAGTATCCAGTTCCCTCTGGCCAAGAGAGCAGCCGTTCCTGGGGCAGGACAAGGGATCCTTCAGGAGAAGCAATCCCCAAACAGGGATTTGTGGCACAAGCAGTCATCGCAGTGAACGTTTACTGAGTGTTCACTGGGTGCCAGGAATTCTTCCAAACCCTTGCTATGAATTATTCTAGCATTTAACTTTTGCAGTAGTCTTCCTGAGGTAGGTGCCATCttcatccctattttatagatgaagtaactgaggcccagagaggtgaagttgCTCATCCTAGGCCACACAGCTACCAATCAGCAAAGTCAGGGACGAGGTGCTCTGGCTCCAGAGCCGTGCTCTGAACCATGTCATTATACTGCTACCAGCACACCAGGGCTTGGGAGGAGACAGAGATAGAAGCTACTTGCTGGAAGGCTCTGGCCTGGAGATGCTGAGGAACTCCCAGAGAGCCATTGCGATCCAGGTGGGAGGCTAACCACTGGCTGTGGTCCATTCATAAAGCCTACGGACCCCGCCCCATGCGAAGCCCCAGCCCCGGCTGCCCCCTCCCACGCAGGGCCTGCAGCCCCTCCCGGCCCCCTTACCTCTCTGGTCATCATGGTGTCCCGAGTCCGCCTCCTTGTTCCCTATCGATGTGTCCCGTACCTCCTGCCAACCCCCAGCCCCCTGTTCTGCAGTGCCTGGAAAAGGGTCCGGTGGCCGCTTGGGGGCTGGGCCGCCCACTGCTCCTTGGATCTCCGGGCTGCCTGCCCTTTTGAGGGCCTGGAGCTGAGCAACCGGCCTCTCCTCGGCCTCAGGGCAGCCGCGTGGACATTCAAACTGCTCTGAGTGCCGTGTGAGCCATGTCTTCTTCAGTTTGGTGTGGTGGCCGGGGGGGCAGGCCCTGGGGCCAGAGGCCTTGTTCACTTCCTCGCTGGGTTCGCTGGCTCCACCGGCAACCCCGTCCAGGCCCTCCTGGCACTTCCCACAAGGGCCAAGACCCCCATCTTTAATGGGTGGATAGGATGAGCAGCAGCCCCGCTGGGTGATAGGCGGCTCGGGAGAGGGGCACCTTGGTGTGGTTGGTGGCCCCAGCTGGTACCCAAGGCTCCCATCGCTTGGTCCAGCCCAGACGTTGCCAAGAGTATGAACGAGGCCTGGGGGATAAGCGGGCCAGGGGGTCCGGGGCACAGTGTCTGGCTGCCCCAGGAAGAGTGGGCAAGGATTCTGCTGACGGCCAGCtcccatctctccatccctctggTGCAGTGAAGGACGTTCGGTCTCCCCGGCTCTCTGCAGGTGCCCACCAGGGTTTAAACCCAACAACCCAGGTTCCACAGCTGCCAAGGGCTCTTTTGCCAACCTGAGAATGCTCGGATCCTTGTGGTAAAAGCCCTACAGAGGGGAGAAAGTGTTACGCCTGGGCTGACTTGGGCTCCCCGTGCCTAAATGTATGGGCAGAACTGACaagcaagaaggaagggagaataCTGAAGCCCTCACACTCTGATTAATCAATGGCACTGCCCTAGGTCTCTGGAGTGCCTCCGACACTGTCCTGgcaacccccacctcctcccccaggattTCTCAGACTTCCTCACAAGGAAGTCTAAGAACTAAAGGGTGAATGCCTGGCACAGCCAAAGGGCATCCAGGGTCTGTTTGGGCCGTTTGGTGTCCTGTGCCATACTGAGTTTTAAGTGTTCTAAAATCTCATCCCTGGGAGTGGGAGTCATCTATGGGGGAGGTACCCTAGACATGGGCCATGGGGTCCCCTGCACATCCCACTCTTAGATAGAGAGGCCTTGTCTGCTCGCCCATCTCCTCCCAGGACAAGCCACACATTCCAAGGCCACAGTTCCCAGGACCTTATCCTAGGCAGACAATGGATGAGTCAGTGGCTGCAATGACCTGAGGGCAGGGGAGGCCTAGAGAGATGGAGCTGCTCAGGGAAGGGCTTGCTTGGGGTTGACTGTGGGGCCTGGGACAGCTCCAAGCTGATAGACCCCTCTACCTCGGTGCTGCCTTCTCTTTTCATCACAGTGGAAGGGCAGCTTGGGGACCACCGAGCCACTTTGCAAGGCCAGAGCCACAGGTACCCTCTCTGCCCCTGCACTCACCTTGCTGCCTAAGCTGAAGGCAGAGGGCACTTTGGGCTGGCCCCCGGAGTGTACCCAGGGGTGTGGGGCAAGGGGCCAGTCACATGGACGCTCTGGGGGCAGGCCAGACACTAGGTAGGGTGGCAAGCAGGTGGGCACCCAGAAGGGAGCTCGCTCCAGGATCTTGGTCTCCAGAAGGAAAGGGCAGTGCCAGGGCCGGAAGGCCACAGGGTCACTCTTGAGATGGCCACCACTATGCTCAGGCATCAGGGGGCCACAGCGAGGTGGGCACGCTGGCCCGCAGAATGCCAGCGGATGGGTAAGCATGGCCTCCTTCCAGCGCAGTCCCTCTTTGCTGCCCAGCCAGTTGACCTTCCTCTCCCCATTCTGGGGGCCCTCGCCCTCCACAAGTGGGAGCGTGTCCTTGGGGCCCGGGGGGAAGCCAGGGGGAAGCCAGGAGTCTGGGGTGCTTGGGATGCCCCCCCAAAAGGGAGCAGGCTCTCCCAGGCACAGCGGCCCACGGTGCAGGCCATCTCGAGGCGGGCTGCCGGGCTCCTGTCTGACGATGCTGTTCTCTGGGGCCGTCTTCTCCCAGGTGCCCTTCAGGAAGCTGGGCGAACTCTCCATCACTCTCCTGCCCTCATGGGGCTCTCCCAGAGGGGGGGTCCCTGGAGCATAACCATCAAAGCATGAGCTTCTGGGGCACATTCCCCAAGCACCTtactgcct from Macaca mulatta isolate MMU2019108-1 chromosome 8, T2T-MMU8v2.0, whole genome shotgun sequence includes these protein-coding regions:
- the HR gene encoding lysine-specific demethylase hairless isoform X11, with amino-acid sequence MESSPSFLKGTWEKTAPENSIVRQEPGSPPRDGLHRGPLCLGEPAPFWGGIPSTPDSWLPPGFPPGPKDTLPLVEGEGPQNGERKVNWLGSKEGLRWKEAMLTHPLAFCGPACPPRCGPLMPEHSGGHLKSDPVAFRPWHCPFLLETKILERAPFWVPTCLPPYLVSGLPPERPCDWPLAPHPWVHSGGQPKVPSAFSLGSKGFYHKDPSILRLAKEPLAAVEPGLLGLNPGGHLQRAGETERPSLHQRDGEMGAGRQQNPCPLFLGQPDTVPRTPWPAYPPGLVHTLGNVWAGPSDGSLGYQLGPPTTPRCPSPEPPITQRGCCSSYPPIKDGGLGPCGKCQEGLDGVAGGASEPSEEVNKASGPRACPPGHHTKLKKTWLTRHSEQFECPRGCPEAEERPVAQLQALKRAGSPEIQGAVGGPAPKRPPDPFPGTAEQGAGGWQEVRDTSIGNKEADSGHHDDQRGPRDGQASLQDPGLQDIPCLALPAKLAQCQSCAQAAGEGGGPAGHFQQVRRSPLGGELQQEEDTAANSSSEEGPGSGPDGRLSTGLSKHLLSSLGDRLCRLLRREREALAWAQREGQGPAVTEDNPGIPRCCSRCHHGLFNTHWRCPRCSHRLCVACGRVAGAGRAREKAGSREQSTEECTQEAGHAACSLTLTQFVSSQALAELSTAMHQVWVKFDIRGHCPCQADARVWAPGDAGQQKELTQKMPPTPQPSCNGDTHRTKSIKEETPDSTETPAEDRAGQAPLPCPSLCELLASTAVKLCLGHERIHMAFAPVTPALPSDDRITNILDSIIAQVVERKIQEKALGPGLRAGPGLRKGLGLPLSPVRPRLPPPGALLWLQEPRPRPRRGFHLFQEHWRQGQPVLVSGIQRTLQGNLWGTEALGALGGQVQALSPLGPPQPTSLGSTAFWEGFSWPELRPKSDEGSVLLLHRALGDEDTSRVENLAASLPLPEYCAHRGKLNLASYLPPGLALRPLEPQLWAAYGVSPHRGHLGTKNLCVEVADLVSILVHAEAPLPAWHRVQKDFLSGLDGEGLWSPGSQVSTVWHVFRAQDAQRIRRFLQMVQGLVSTVSVTQHFLSPETSALSAQLCHQGSSLHPDCRLLCAQMDWAVFQAVKVAVGTLQEAK
- the HR gene encoding lysine-specific demethylase hairless isoform X7; this translates as MESSPSFLKGTWEKTAPENSIVRQEPGSPPRDGLHRGPLCLGEPAPFWGGIPSTPDSWLPPGFPPGPKDTLPLVEGEGPQNGERKVNWLGSKEGLRWKEAMLTHPLAFCGPACPPRCGPLMPEHSGGHLKSDPVAFRPWHCPFLLETKILERAPFWVPTCLPPYLVSGLPPERPCDWPLAPHPWVHSGGQPKVPSAFSLGSKGFYHKDPSILRLAKEPLAAVEPGLLGLNPGGHLQRAGETERPSLHQRDGEMGAGRQQNPCPLFLGQPDTVPRTPWPAYPPGLVHTLGNVWAGPSDGSLGYQLGPPTTPRCPSPEPPITQRGCCSSYPPIKDGGLGPCGKCQEGLDGVAGGASEPSEEVNKASGPRACPPGHHTKLKKTWLTRHSEQFECPRGCPEAEERPVAQLQALKRAGSPEIQGAVGGPAPKRPPDPFPGTAEQGAGGWQEVRDTSIGNKEADSGHHDDQRGPRDGQASLQDPGLQDIPCLALPAKLAQCQSCAQAAGEGGGPAGHFQQVRRSPLGGELQQEEDTAANSSSEEGPGSGPDGRLSTGLSKHLLSSLGDRLCRLLRREREALAWAQREGQGPAVTEDNPGIPRCCSRCHHGLFNTHWRCPRCSHRLCVACGRVAGAGRAREKAGSREQSTEECTQEAGHAACSLTLTQFVSSQALAELSTAMHQVWVKFDIRGHCPCQADARVWAPGDAGQQKELTQKMPPTPQPSCNGDTHRTKSIKEETPDSTETPAEDRAGQAPLPCPSLCELLASTAVKLCLGHERIHMAFAPVTPALPSDDRITNILDSIIAQVVERKIQEKALGPGLRAGPGLRKGLGLPLSPVRPRLPPPGALLWLQEPRPRPRRGFHLFQEHWRQGQPVLVSGIQRTLQGNLWGTEALGALGGQVQALSPLGPPQPTSLGSTAFWEGFSWPELRPKSDEGSVLLLHRALGDEDTSRVENLAASLPLPEYCAHRGKLNLASYLPPGLALRPLEPQLWAAYGVSPHRGHLGTKNLCVEVADLVSILVHAEAPLPAWHRVQKDFLSGLDGEGLWSPGSQVSTVWHVFRAQDAQRIRRFLQMVCPAGAGALEPGAPGSCYLDAGLRRRLREEWGVSCWTLLQAPGEAVLVPAGAPHQVQGLVSTVSVTQHFLSPETSALSAQLCHQGSSLHPDCRLLCAQMDWAVFQAVKVAVGTLQEAK